A single region of the Bdellovibrionales bacterium CG10_big_fil_rev_8_21_14_0_10_45_34 genome encodes:
- a CDS encoding arginine decarboxylase translates to MSTSPTTENQVRSVSTTSEAEWTRADSSSLYGVDLWGAGYFRVNERGNVSVTPKGEKGPQVDLTDLVADLMDRGIRPPILIRFPDIVRSRVELLAGCFQNAITEYGYKGLYKAVYPIKVNQQRHLVSAILESGRRFDLGLECGSKPELLVALALMDNPDALLICNGFKDAEYVETAILARKLGRKAILVVDRASELPLIIEKAKKLNATPKIGLRAKLDSKGAGRWVESSGAKSKFGLTSTEMVEALELLKRENMLEMLELVHFHIGSQITSIQAIKASLNEGARFFCELHKLGAPLKYIDVGGGLGVDYDGSSSSNSSINYSEQEYANDVTFTILRTCDEMGIPHPNIITEAGRALVAHHSVLIFNVLGVNELSNAPMPSPAAKEDHRIVQSLYEILSTLKSKNLVESFHDVQQLKNDTLQLFNYGYLSLEQRSKAEAIIRSILRKMSEIIEATGDFEELKETLSADQTDTYFCNFSVFQSVPDSWAVGHVFPVMPIQCLNDKPTKRCVLVDLTCDSDGKIDTFSEQGVKKNYLEVHRMKPNEPYYMGVFLIGAYQEILGDLHNLFGDTDAVLIGISEAGYTVNHVEEGDTVAEVLSYLQYNKTELCNSVRQATERSIQEGQISKNEARLLMRNYEENLTGYTYLEEPDELMS, encoded by the coding sequence ATGTCGACATCCCCGACAACTGAAAATCAGGTTCGAAGTGTTTCAACAACCTCTGAAGCCGAGTGGACAAGGGCCGACAGCTCCTCACTCTACGGCGTCGATCTGTGGGGCGCCGGTTACTTTCGAGTGAATGAGCGAGGCAACGTCAGTGTGACTCCAAAAGGCGAAAAGGGCCCTCAAGTAGATTTGACAGATCTTGTTGCAGATCTTATGGACAGGGGCATAAGACCTCCTATTCTCATTCGCTTTCCAGACATAGTTCGCTCACGCGTAGAGCTCCTCGCAGGATGTTTTCAAAATGCCATCACCGAGTATGGATACAAGGGGCTATACAAAGCTGTTTACCCGATCAAAGTGAACCAACAACGCCACCTCGTATCAGCAATACTAGAAAGCGGGCGCCGCTTTGATCTTGGGCTTGAATGCGGGAGCAAACCAGAGCTTTTGGTGGCATTGGCACTCATGGACAATCCCGATGCTCTGCTCATTTGCAACGGCTTTAAAGACGCCGAGTATGTCGAAACGGCGATTCTCGCCCGAAAACTCGGAAGAAAAGCGATCCTTGTTGTCGATAGGGCCAGCGAGCTTCCGTTAATTATTGAGAAAGCGAAAAAGCTAAATGCGACTCCCAAAATTGGACTAAGGGCCAAACTCGATTCGAAGGGCGCTGGTCGCTGGGTAGAAAGTTCTGGCGCTAAATCCAAATTTGGCCTCACGTCAACAGAGATGGTCGAAGCACTTGAGCTACTCAAAAGAGAAAACATGCTTGAGATGCTAGAACTCGTGCATTTTCATATCGGGTCACAAATCACAAGTATTCAGGCCATCAAGGCTTCGCTCAATGAGGGCGCCAGGTTTTTTTGCGAACTTCACAAACTCGGCGCACCACTCAAATACATCGACGTTGGAGGCGGCCTAGGAGTTGACTACGACGGGTCTAGCTCTAGCAATAGCTCGATTAACTATTCTGAGCAGGAATACGCAAACGATGTGACTTTCACGATTCTAAGAACTTGCGATGAAATGGGAATTCCACATCCGAATATTATCACAGAGGCGGGGCGTGCTCTTGTGGCTCACCATTCGGTTTTGATATTTAATGTGCTCGGGGTTAATGAGCTCTCAAACGCACCAATGCCCTCGCCTGCCGCGAAAGAAGATCACCGCATTGTGCAATCTCTTTACGAGATCCTGTCGACTCTTAAAAGCAAAAACCTTGTAGAGTCTTTTCACGACGTACAACAACTAAAGAACGATACCTTGCAACTTTTTAACTACGGCTATCTTTCTTTAGAGCAGCGCTCAAAAGCAGAAGCTATTATCCGCAGCATACTTCGCAAAATGTCGGAGATCATAGAGGCCACGGGAGATTTTGAAGAACTTAAAGAAACACTATCGGCCGATCAAACAGACACTTACTTTTGCAACTTCTCGGTGTTTCAATCTGTTCCTGATTCTTGGGCAGTAGGCCATGTGTTCCCGGTAATGCCGATTCAATGCCTCAACGATAAGCCTACCAAAAGATGTGTGCTCGTGGATCTTACGTGCGACTCAGACGGCAAAATCGACACTTTTAGTGAACAAGGAGTTAAGAAAAACTACCTTGAAGTCCATCGTATGAAACCCAATGAGCCTTATTATATGGGAGTCTTTTTAATTGGCGCCTACCAAGAAATTCTCGGAGACCTACACAACCTCTTTGGCGACACTGATGCTGTACTTATTGGTATCTCAGAGGCCGGGTACACTGTAAACCACGTTGAAGAAGGTGACACTGTTGCAGAAGTTTTAAGTTATCTTCAATATAATAAAACAGAGCTATGTAATAGTGTTCGCCAGGCCACTGAGCGTAGTATTCAAGAGGGGCAGATTTCGAAAAATGAAGCCAGATTACTTATGCGCAATTACGAAGAGAATCTGACGGGCTACACTTACCTCGAAGAACCAGATGAACTGATGTCGTAG
- a CDS encoding leucine--tRNA ligase: protein MAHNHQEIEKKWQKVWQDQKTFVASQESNKPKYYILDMFPYPSSDGLHVGHPVGYTATDIIARYKRCQGFNVLHPMGWDAFGLPAEQFAIKTGIHPATTTQKSIANFKRQLHALGFSFDWSKEISTCDPSFYKWTQFLFLKLFEKGLAYQKEVPVNWCPALRTVLANEEVVDGKSERGGHPVVRVPMKQWMLKITDYAERLLEGLDNLDWSERTKDGQRNWIGKSVGAEVHFKIVGTKKTLNVFTTRPDTLFGATFMVLAPEHPLVAEITTSAQLAIVEDYKKSAASKSEVDRQTAKTKSGVFVGSYALNPLTHQQIPIWIADYVLMDYGTGAIMAVPAHDERDFEFATQYQLPIQRVIAGGELPYTSEGTLCNSDGFDGTSSTEAIEKITHFLESEGIGKKRVQYKLRDWLFSRQRYWGEPFPIIKKPDGELVGVPPNELPVVLPDVKDFQPSEDGKAPLSKAVDWINYDSNGLQGQRETDTMPGSAGSSWYFLRYIDPNNNFAPFSPEAQSYWMPVDLYLGGAEHTVGHLLYARFWQKVLFDCGLVSHDEPFKKLVHQGMLLGEDGEKMSKSRGNVINPDEIVKEFGADSLRTYLMFMGPLEKDKPWSTSGLEGVRRFLNRIWRAMFDEQGNPLFKDEPLSADLQKALHKTIKKVTEDIERLNFNTAISQMMILVNELYKTDARPRELFKVLSQLLMPFAPHLAEELWSRLGESGLVSIAPWPKWHPDFVTEDEVEIGVQVLGKMRGTLRVSLDTTEEEVVKKALEIQAVTNAVGAKPLKKVIYKPGKILNLIV from the coding sequence ATGGCCCACAATCATCAAGAAATAGAGAAAAAGTGGCAGAAAGTCTGGCAAGACCAAAAGACCTTTGTCGCCTCACAAGAATCAAATAAGCCCAAGTATTACATCTTGGATATGTTTCCGTACCCATCTTCAGATGGCTTACACGTCGGGCATCCCGTCGGGTATACCGCGACCGACATTATAGCGAGGTACAAGCGATGCCAAGGATTCAACGTGCTCCATCCTATGGGCTGGGACGCATTCGGTCTGCCAGCTGAGCAATTCGCTATTAAAACCGGGATTCACCCAGCTACGACAACCCAAAAATCTATAGCTAACTTTAAAAGGCAGCTTCATGCCTTGGGGTTCAGCTTTGATTGGAGCAAAGAGATATCAACTTGTGATCCCAGCTTTTACAAATGGACTCAGTTCTTGTTTTTGAAGCTTTTCGAGAAGGGCCTCGCTTACCAAAAAGAGGTACCAGTTAACTGGTGCCCAGCACTCAGAACCGTCTTGGCCAATGAAGAAGTCGTTGATGGTAAAAGCGAGCGAGGTGGCCACCCCGTTGTACGAGTGCCGATGAAACAGTGGATGCTCAAAATCACAGACTATGCAGAGCGACTACTTGAAGGACTGGATAATTTAGATTGGAGCGAGCGCACAAAAGACGGTCAGCGAAATTGGATCGGCAAAAGTGTAGGAGCCGAGGTGCACTTCAAAATTGTGGGTACAAAAAAGACCCTCAATGTTTTTACAACTCGGCCCGACACTCTTTTTGGAGCGACGTTTATGGTTCTAGCTCCGGAGCATCCGCTCGTTGCTGAAATCACCACTTCGGCTCAACTCGCGATCGTTGAAGATTACAAGAAAAGCGCTGCTTCCAAGAGTGAAGTCGATCGCCAGACTGCAAAGACGAAGTCGGGCGTGTTCGTCGGAAGTTACGCACTGAATCCACTGACTCATCAACAAATTCCTATTTGGATTGCTGACTACGTGTTGATGGACTACGGCACCGGCGCCATCATGGCAGTGCCAGCCCACGACGAGCGAGACTTCGAATTTGCAACCCAGTACCAGTTGCCGATACAGCGGGTCATCGCGGGCGGCGAACTCCCCTACACATCAGAAGGGACACTTTGTAACTCTGATGGCTTTGATGGAACCTCCTCTACGGAGGCCATCGAAAAAATTACGCACTTCCTAGAGAGCGAGGGTATTGGAAAAAAGCGAGTGCAATACAAGCTGAGAGACTGGCTTTTTAGTCGGCAGCGCTATTGGGGTGAGCCCTTTCCGATAATCAAGAAACCTGACGGAGAGCTTGTGGGCGTTCCGCCAAATGAGCTGCCTGTTGTTTTGCCCGACGTAAAAGACTTTCAACCATCTGAGGATGGCAAAGCTCCTCTTTCAAAGGCGGTAGATTGGATCAACTACGATAGCAATGGACTGCAGGGCCAGAGAGAAACCGACACAATGCCAGGATCAGCCGGAAGCTCTTGGTACTTTTTAAGGTATATTGATCCTAACAACAACTTTGCCCCTTTTTCTCCTGAGGCGCAGAGCTACTGGATGCCCGTAGACCTTTATTTAGGAGGAGCCGAACACACGGTCGGTCACTTGCTCTACGCACGATTTTGGCAAAAGGTACTCTTTGACTGCGGGCTTGTGAGCCACGATGAGCCCTTTAAGAAGCTCGTTCACCAGGGAATGCTCCTCGGTGAGGATGGCGAAAAGATGTCGAAGTCTCGAGGGAATGTGATAAATCCCGATGAAATTGTTAAGGAGTTCGGAGCAGATTCCCTGCGGACTTACCTTATGTTTATGGGCCCGCTTGAAAAAGACAAACCTTGGTCAACCTCTGGACTCGAAGGAGTAAGGAGGTTCCTAAACCGTATTTGGCGAGCCATGTTCGACGAGCAAGGAAACCCTCTGTTTAAGGATGAACCGCTGTCAGCCGACTTACAAAAAGCTCTTCACAAAACAATTAAGAAGGTCACAGAAGATATTGAAAGGCTCAATTTTAATACGGCGATTAGCCAAATGATGATTCTCGTTAATGAACTCTACAAAACGGACGCTCGCCCGAGAGAACTTTTTAAAGTGCTCAGCCAACTTCTCATGCCTTTTGCGCCTCATTTGGCGGAGGAGCTGTGGAGTCGTCTTGGCGAAAGTGGACTCGTCAGCATCGCACCTTGGCCAAAATGGCATCCTGATTTTGTTACCGAGGATGAAGTTGAGATAGGAGTACAAGTGCTTGGAAAAATGCGAGGCACCCTCAGGGTTTCACTGGATACCACCGAAGAAGAGGTTGTCAAAAAGGCTTTAGAAATCCAGGCGGTGACCAATGCTGTTGGCGCCAAGCCCCTTAAGAAGGTCATTTACAAGCCCGGAAAGATTTTGAATCTCATTGTGTAG
- a CDS encoding 2Fe-2S ferredoxin — protein sequence MIWWSMKREKDSRLKHHMFVCTNQKPNGPCCYSKGGKELRDSLKTSLRDRGLWGEYKVSASGCLGGCESGITCVIYPQGIWLKEVTLDGKELLLNTLLEDM from the coding sequence AAGGATTCTCGGTTAAAGCATCATATGTTTGTTTGCACGAATCAAAAGCCAAATGGGCCGTGCTGTTATTCTAAGGGCGGCAAAGAATTGCGAGATTCGCTTAAAACGAGCTTAAGAGACCGAGGGCTTTGGGGAGAGTATAAAGTGTCCGCGTCGGGTTGTTTGGGGGGGTGTGAATCGGGAATCACCTGTGTCATTTATCCACAGGGTATTTGGCTAAAAGAGGTTACACTCGATGGCAAGGAACTACTCCTTAACACTCTTCTAGAGGATATGTGA